In the genome of Melospiza melodia melodia isolate bMelMel2 chromosome 20, bMelMel2.pri, whole genome shotgun sequence, the window AGGTCATCCAGTTGCAAACCCcttccttgggcagggacaccttcctgtaACCCAGGACTTACAGCTCTAAGAGAGCACCTGGTGAGTGAAGAAGTGAATTCTTAgagaaaacaccccaaaattcaGGCTGCTCCTCAAACAAGTGCTTCAAAAATTAAGTGGTGACAGGATGAGAGCAGAAACCACCGGTGTTTCCTGGTCACTTTTCCCTTTGGCACCAGCAAAACATTCCCAGAATTCCAAGAGCAGGAATTTGCTCCTGGATTACGAAACCAACCCTGACCCAGCCAGagccagggacagccccacatctctcacacacacacacatccaaaCCAGGGCAACGCTTCCCACCAAATTCCATAAGATATTAGGCAAAACTAGACATCTTcccaaaacaaaaatgaaaagtgCAGCCCTTCCAGTACCGGACAGCGGGGTTGGGTCTCCGGAGCGGAGTCGTCCCGCGGCATTCCCGAGGGGACAGCAGCCCCCAGCCAGGGGAGCACTAGGGGGTGCctggacaccacagggacacgtTGTGCGTAACTTGTGCGTATCTTACAGCTTGAGTAGTGCACAGGGTCCTACAACAGCTCGGGAATTGCACTGCAGAGTGAGGAGGGAGTGAGGGGGGGAAGCTGCGCAGGCAGTTCAGGCATTGTCGGCTGTTTTGTCGGATTCTTTGTTGGATTCTCTGTTTGGATCCTGCTTCAGTTTGTAATCAGCCAAGGCAGCCTTGATGGCGTCTTCAGCCAGCACTGCaaagcgaaaaaaaaaaaaaaaaatttgcattttaAGGACAATTCAATGGCTTTTAGGACaaagcaaataaaaacaaaagcaggCAGCAGTGAGCAAACGACCAGCAGCATAGACTGGCCTTAGGAGTAGAATCTGAATAGAATTCCTAAAATATTGAATTCCTACAATGCTGATTTAATGTAATATAACTTCAGATAATAACAGAATTCAAAATCTGATTGTTTATTATCAGTCTGCTGAGCTACAGGCTCCAAAATATTGAAGTGATCTGATAATTCTTGAATTAACCCTGAAATCTGAACATGTTTTCTCTTAAGGACAAGGTTGTGCAGAAATTGTTTGGAAAACAGCCTTCAGAAGCATCTGTGCTATTTCCAGAGTGTCTGAGATCCAGGGTTTTTACTTACTGGAGCAGTGCAGTTTGACAGGGGGAAGGCAGAGTTCCTTGGCAATATCTGTGTTCTTGATTTTCAGCGCTTCATCAACCTGGAACACAGGCAGAGGTGGTCAAGGGCCCTGCTCTTTGTGTTTGCTAAGAAGGTTTAATGCCCCAGAGCCAGCAGAATCCACAGGAGAGATCCtctcagctgcccagggcagtgagggatGTGGGAATTAAGGAATGTCTGATGACATATCAGTGACACACACTGTCCCCACTTGGCCTGTTTTGAGTCTGTTCATCCTCTATCACAACACTGAGGTGCATTTGCTGTGGGCAGAAATTATCTAAAGGTCCTCTATAATTAAAATTTCTGCCATCAGCCTGGTTTTGCTCATTGCATAAAACACAAAGGAATTTCCTGGTGGAATTGTTCCACGTAGATGTGGCGCTTGAGGATATGATCAGTGGTGGAGCTGCCAGTGCTGGGGGAACGGTTGGACTTGATGTTCTTAGAGGGCtttcccaaccttaatgattctctgATGAGAAAAAGACAATTACTGCCCTACAAGTGAAACCCTGACAGTGCTGCCAGTCACTCcaccagcacagagcagtgcAGGGACCTCCCTGGAGAGCATTTCCTCCACGATCCCAAAAGAGAACACAGGCACGTGGGAAGCCCTGCAGCCTTCCCGGAGCTCCCTCACCGTTTTCCCTTTGACCCACTCCGTGGCCAGCGAGCTGGAGGCGATGGCTGAGCCGCAGCCGAACGTTTTGAAGCGAGCGTCCACGATCTTGCCGTTCTCATCCACTTCCACCTGCGGGAGCATTTTGGGGACACTTCAGTGCCCATTCTGGGGACACTTCAGTGCCCGGTTCAGCGCGGCCAGGTCCCCCCAGCCGGGCCCGAGGGGAGCGGGACTGGCCCTGCCCCGGGCACAGGGCGGGcatgagggaaggtgaggggacaCGGGCAGCTTTAAACCTAGCAACAGCGCCGTGTGACCCCACCCAGGTGCCAACGAGTCCCCAAGGTCACCTGCAGCTTCATGACGTCGCCGCAGGCCGGGGCGCCCACCAGGCCGGTGCCCACGTTCTTGGAATTGCGGTCGAGGGAGCCGACATTGCGCGGGTTCTCGTAGTGATCCACCACCTGCCAAGACACGGCGTCAGCGAGGGTCACCCCGCGCTCCCGCGTCCCTCCCCGCGTCACGCTCGCCCCTCACCTTCTTGTGGTAGCCCAGCACAGccggggccggcccggcccggggccgcagcagcgccgcccccgccgccctcaGCGCCGCCATCTTGACTGAGGGGAGGGGCGCTGTCCGCCTCCCTTTTATAACCTCGGTGTTGGCCACGCCCCCAGGCACGCCCTGACCACGCCCCTTCGGCTCCGGAGCTCGCGTCTCACCCCGGTCATTCGTTGGCGGCGCAGACGGTGTGAGCGCTGGAGGCCGCGCTGCGGCTGAAACGATCAGTAAATAAACAAACGCTGGGAACGCCTTTCGGTCGCGCCAGGGTTTCTATCGCGACAGACGGCGCGCGTGCGGCACGCGGCGCCACACTCAACATGGCGGGCGAACGGCGCCGCGCACGCCACGGACCCTCTCGGAGGCCCCCTGATGGCCACACAGCGGGGTGCCCGCTGCGCTGCCTGCGCCACGGACCGGCAGACAAAGGGTCGCGCCGCGGCCGCACTCGGCGCAGCGCGGCCCCGGTTCGCGGGCGATCGTGGGGCGGGGCGGGCTGAAGATCCCGGTTCTTCCCGCGCGGTTCGGCCGGCAGTGGGGCGGAGCAGCGGGACAGGCGGCGCGGGGGCAGCCGCGGCGGCCGGCGGAGCGCGGCGGGCGGCGAGCGGAGCTGCATaagatggcggcggcgggagctgAGGCGGCGGCCGAGGAGGAGAAGCGGCTGCCAGAGGGAGACCCCGAGTCGGGCGGCGACTCGGACGATGAGGGCGATTCAGACTCGTCTGGGGACGGCgaggatgaggagaaggagaACGAGGCCGAGATCCAGCGGCTGGAGGAGCAGGTGGGCCCGGCGGGTGTGGCGGGAACGGGGATAATCCGTGTCTGCCCCGGCGGTTCGGTGCTGGCACTGGCAGGGTGTGAATTTCCCTGTCAGGGTGTGAATTTCCCTGCTCCTTGTGAGTTTCCTCAAACTCAGGATGTTCATTCATTTTATGCCGTGAATGTTTGGTGTCTGAGATGGAAATTGACCGGCTTGGGATTGTTTTGGAAGGAGGGAAGTCCCCGTAAGCAGTTGGTGTTCATTGAGAAATCTGAGCCGGCTGCCCGCGGGTTTTTATTGCCTTTAAAAAAACTTAAGCATAATTCTATGGTGGGACCGAGGGAgcggctggggctgtgtcagggatTTTATTAAATCTGAGAAAACTCTGCGTTGTCTGCCTCTGTGATCACACCACGAGAATTGTGTGATTTGTTTTCTGACCTCACTCAACACGACTTCTaaaatggatttatttttatttgttttaagcTCTCCATCAATGCTTTTGATTACAACTGTCACTTGGATCTGATCAAGCTGCTCCGGCAGGAGGGAGAGCTGGTGAAGCTCCGCAGAGCTCGGCAGAAGATGAGCGAGCTCTTCCCCCTCACTGAAGGTACGGAACCTCCTCTGCTCTCCACAGGTGCAGGATTTTATTTCAGcagtgaaataaaatatttaggcCAATTTTCAGCACCCTCAGTCAGGGAATGTGATCCAGAGCTCAGCAAAGTCCTGCTAAAAATTTCATAGGCGGACAGCAAAGAAAATTGCCTCTTGGTGGAAATTGTGGGGACTTGAAGTGGGGATTTCTCTTTTTGCTCATAACTCGGAGGTGATGGAAATATTGCAGCGGCTGTGGGATTTTATTCTTGGAAAGGGATGGCACAgagtgctcagagaagctgtggctgcccctggatccctggaactgtccaaggccaggctggacagggcttggagcagcctgggagagtggaaggtgtccctgcccatggcaggaggtggaatgGGATGATTTTCAAAGTCCTGAGAAACTCCAACTTCTCCCTTTAGTTGGAACTTCTCCCTTTAGCACCAATGTAGAAGGTCTCTGCCCAACTTTTATTTGAAATTAATTAGAATTTGTGGAGGTTAAAATTCATCTCTTTGCCTTGCTCTCCCTCCTTTAACTCTGTTGTTAAAAACTCACCAAGTGGACATAGGTTATTATTTCTGAATATTAATGATATGTTCTAAATGTTTTCCTTCCAGAAATCTGGCTGGACTGGTTGAAGGATGAGATAAAAATGGCCTCAGAGATCTCTGAGAGAGAGAAGGTTTATGAGCTGTTTGAAAGAGCTGTCAAAGATTACATCTGTAAGTCACCCAAAAATGCTCTAAAACGGGGCCAGATTTGGCTTTGTAGGGagctctcttgcttctgtttgtaGTGAAGAAGTTGGGGcaaaatttcaaattaatttctgaaatTGGAATGTGAAGTGATGCAAGGGAAGGATGTGGTGTCTGGTTTCTCTATTCCtcgggagctgctgcaggtgtaGCTTAAAATTTTGGGGACAAATCCCTGAGTTCTTTGGGGATTGGGGTAAAGAGCTGGAAAAGCAAAGCCTGAGGAAGTGGAGGGAATATGGAGGTAAATCCCCCTCAAAAGCTGTGTGCAGAATGTCACATCAGTGACAGTACCTGGTGTTGGTGATCCCTCAGGAAGAAGGAATGGAGGTGAAGAAGTGAGGAATTATCCTCTGGATCTGCTGGATTGTATTTGGGGTTTGGAGGCACCTCTGGAATCCAGGGCAGTCCCACCCTGGGGGTCCCTGAATGGAATTTGGTGTTGGTGGGAATGGTGCCAGGCAGCCAGTGCTGTTCTCCCACCTCCCCTTCAGCTGCTTCAGGAGATGCTGATCAGGAGTttggaaagaggaggaggaggagctgcttTAATCTGAATTATTCCAGAGTGTGACAGCTCTGTGGTCCCAGCTCAGGAAATGGGAATTTGCTGTTCAGGCATCTTGGTGTGGTTTGTGTGGCAGAGGTGACAGCCAGGGCCAGTCCCTGTCAGCAAAACCACAGGAGTGGCACCACTCAGAAGGaaactggggctgctgctgctgaaccaACAGCATAAACACAATTCCcaaatattttaactttttagGATCAATAAAACATCGCTACGTGTTTTTCTCTTTATATGCAGCACATGAGGCATTTGGGGAAGCAGAGCTGCGTTTCCTCGttattatttttgaaaaaaaaaaatcaaatcacctGCTTCTCCTCACCTTGTTTAGGTCCTGAAATTTGGCTGGAATATGCCCAGTATTCCATAGGGGGCATTGGGCAGGAGGGAGGCATCGAGAGGGTCCGGTCCATCTTCGAGCGGGCCCTGACGGCCGTGGGGCTGCACGTCACCAAGGGCACGGCCCTGTGGGAAGCCTACAGGGAGTTTGAGAATGCCATCCTGGAAACAGCACAGGTGAGCCCCTTCCCCTTTGCTCCCACCCCAAAAAAAGCTGTGGTGCAGCTCCTGGAGTCACCTGGAGCTGTCTCCTCTCTGTCGTGTCCCAGTTGTTTCTTCCCAGCTGTAAAAatcagccctgtgctccaggaaaaCCATTCTGTGGATTTGGCTGATAAAGTGAAGGATTTGTGTTTCTGTGTTTTTAAATCATCTCGAATCCAGGAGCAAAGTTTGGCTGTGCTGCTGACTGAGGTGCCAAAACCAGCT includes:
- the ISCU gene encoding iron-sulfur cluster assembly enzyme ISCU; this encodes MAALRAAGAALLRPRAGPAPAVLGYHKKVVDHYENPRNVGSLDRNSKNVGTGLVGAPACGDVMKLQVEVDENGKIVDARFKTFGCGSAIASSSLATEWVKGKTVDEALKIKNTDIAKELCLPPVKLHCSMLAEDAIKAALADYKLKQDPNRESNKESDKTADNA